GTCTGCCGCCCCACAGCCGTACCCAAAGGCCTCGGCCTTGGGGCACAGCGTTGGGTCAACAGATCATCCCGATTTGGCGCAAACGCTGCTCCCAAAAAACTGGTTCAGAGGTTCCTTAAGTTGTCGCGATCGTTACAGCGAATAGCAGTGGTACCGGTTTTTACTGCTATTGGCCCAGGAGGACGCAGATGCACAAAAGAGCGTTTTTAAAGCGCATTGTTTTCGGTTCGGGATTGGCAGCAGCTGTGCTTGCAGCACTGTATTTCGGCATTGGCCCTTCGGTGCTGGCGCACTATCAGGAAGACCTGGTCTATCTGGGTCAGCAGCACTTGTATCTGGTGGGCGTGTCCATGGTGCTGGCCTTGCTGGTGGGTTTGCCCAGCGGCGTGTTGTTAAGCCGTCCGTGGGCCAAACGCTGGGCCGAGTCCGGTATGCAGATTTTCAATATCGGCAACACCTTGCCGCCGCTAGCCGTGCTGGCGTTGGCCATGGTGGTGATCGGCATTGGTGACAAACCAGCCATCGTGGCGCTGTTTCTGGCGTCTTTGCTGCCGATTGTGCGTAACACGTATTCCGGCCTGGCTGGCTTGTCGCCGGCCTTGCTGGAAGCCGCCGATGCGCTGGGCATGACCCGCCGCCAGCGGTTGTGGCGCGTGGAGTTACCCAATGCGCTACCGGTGATGCTCTCCGGTATCCGCATCGCCCTGGCGATCAACGTGGGCACTGCGCCACTGGCGTTCCTGATTGGCGCCAGCAGTTATGGCGAGCTGATCTTCCCCGGCATTTATCTCAATAACCACACCGCCTTGTTGCTTGGGGCAGTGGCTACCGCATTGATTGCGCTGATTCTGGACCTCACGGTCGCCAGTCTTGGCAAGCTCATGAGCCCACGCGGCGTCGCCTGACGCTGCAAGGCCATCCTGTCGTCTGCTGACCGGTCGATCTGCTGCACATCGACCAATCGGCCCCAACAAGGAGGACCCCTCATGGCGACTTTTTCGTCATTCATCAAAACATCTGGCGCCGTATTGCGCCGCGCGCTGATCGCCCTGACGCTGCTCTGTACTGCTCCGGCCTTTGCCGGTGGCACCATCAATCTGGGTAGCAAGAACTTTACCGAACAGCACGTACTGGCCGCGCTCACTGCGCAGTACCTCACCGCCAAGGGTTACACGGTGAACCAGACCAGCGACTTGGCGACCATCATCATGCGCAACGCGCTGGAGAACCAGCAGCTGGATATGGTGTGGGATTACACCGGCACTGCGTTGATCATTTACAACCACATCGACCAGCGCATGAGCGATGCCGAGGCGTATCAAACCGTTAAACGCATTGATGCCGAAAAAGGTCTGGTATGGCTGAACCCGGCGCCGCTCAATAACACATACGCGCTGGCAATGACCCGCAGCGCGGCTGAGGCCAATGGCATCAAAACAGTGTCTGACCTTGTCGCCAAAATGGATGCCGTATCCAAAGACCCTAATACCCGCAACTGGCAGCTTGGGTTCGATATGGAATTCGCCGGTCGCCCCGATGGCCTCAAACCCATGCAGGAGATGTACAAGCTGCGTCTGGCCCGCCCGCAAATCCGCCAGATGGACCCAGGTCTGGTTTACAACGCCATCCGCGATGGCTTCGTGAATGCCGGGCTGGTCTACACCACTGATGGCCGCGTCAAAGGATTTGATCTGGTGGTGCTGGAAGACGATCTGCATTACTTCCCCAGCTACGCCGCGACGCCAGTGATCCGCGCCGACATACTCGCCGCCAATCCGGGCCTGGCTGACGACATGAACAAGCTCTCGGCCTTGCTGGATAACGACACCATCTCAGCGCTGAATGCCAAGGTGGATATTGAACACCGCAATGTAGACAAAGTTGCCGCCGAGTTCCTGCGCGAGCACCAATTGATTCCGCCAGCACAAGGAGAGTGACATGGACACACTGAATGACACGCTCCAGTACGTGCTGCACAACCTGCCGTTTATCCTCGGCCTGACCCGCCAGCATCTGCAATTGGTGGGTATCGCGGTGGCACTGGCGGTGTTGCTAGGCGTACCGGTTGGCATCTTGATTGTGCGTTTCAAATGGCTGGCGGGCGTGGTACTGAGCCTGGCGACTATTGTGCTGACCATTCCGGCCATTGCCTTGTTTGGCTTGATGATTCCGCTGTTCTCAATGATCGGGCAGGGCATTGGTGCTTTTCCGGCCATTACCGCTGCATTTTTGTATTCATTGCTGCCCATCGTGCGCAACACCCACACCGCCCTGACGAACCTGGACCCAGGCGTGCGTGAAGCCGGGCGGGGTATCGGGCTGACCTTCTGGCAACGTTTGAAATGGGTAGAACTGCCACTGGCCGTGCCCATTATCTTTGGCGGTATCCGTACCGCCGTTGTACTCAATATTGGTGTGATGGCCATTGCTGCCATCGTTGGCGCTGGCGGTCTTGGCACGCTCATCCTGCATGGCATCGGCCAAAGCGATATTCGCAAGCTGATCGCCGGCGCAGTGATTGTGAGTCTGCTGGCCGTTGTGATGGACCAGGTGCTGCTGCGTTTGCAGCGTGTGTTGACCCCAAAAGGAATCCGCTGATGATCGAACTCAAAAACCTGTGCAAGACCTTCACCCAGAAAAACGGCCAATTGTTTAAAGCCGTGGATGACGTGAATCTCACCGTCAATGAAGGCGAAATCTGCGTGCTGCTGGGCCCGTCTGGCTGCGGCAAAACCACCACCATGAAAATGATCAACCGCTTGATTACGCCAACCTCTGGCCAGGTGCTGATCAACGGCGAAGACACCGCCAATATCGATACCGTGACCCTGCGCCGCAATATCGGCTACGTGATCCAGCAGATTGGTTTGTTCCCCAATATGACCATTGAGGACAACATCACCGTGGTGCCGCGCATGCTGGGCTGGGACAAAAAGCGCTGTCGTGAACGTGCCCGTGAACTGATGAGCATGGTCGCCATGGACCCGGACCGCTTCTTGCAACGCTACCCGCGTGAAATGTCGGGTGGCCAACAACAGCGTATTGGCGTGATTCGTGCGCTGGCGGCCGATGCCCCGGTGTTGCTGATGGATGAACCGTTTGGCGCGGTCGACCCGATCAATCGCGAGCAGATCCAGAATGAATTCCAGCAAATGCAGCGTCAGTTGGGCAAAACGGTATTGATGGTGAGTCATGACATCGATGAAGCCATCAAGCTGGGCGACCAGATCGCCGTGTTCCGCCAGGGCCGCATGGTTCAGTGTGCCGGTGCCGATGAAATTCTTGCCCATCCCGCCGATGAGTTCGTCGCTTCGTTTGTGGGCCAGGACCGCACGCTCAAACGTCTGCTGCTGGTACAAGCGCGAGAAGTGGCCGACATGCAGGAAACGCAAACCGCAACACTGGATACGCCGCTGGCCAGCGCCTTTGGCGTCATGGATGACAGTGATTTGCGCCATCTCACGGTGGTCGATGCCGATGGCAAACCGCTGGGCTACGTTCGCCGCAAAGAAGCCAAAGGAGTGGAGGGTGTTTGCGCAGACAAACTGCAACCGATCAGCGTGACCTCGCAAGCCGATGAAAACCTGCGTGTCGTGTTATCACGTTTGTATGAGCACAACCTGACCTGGCTGCCGGTGGTGGATACGGACGGGCGCTATAGCGGGGAGGTTTCGCAGGACTATATCGCCGGGTATCTGAACTCGGGCCGCACGCATGGGCGAGTGGCGCGGGTGAACTGACAACACAGGCAATTCGCATTGGCGCGCAAGTCGGTCATAGCCTGCCCCTGGCGCGAGCCGGTTCAACCCTTCGTATTAATAACGCTTCCCGCTTGATATGGATATTGCGTGGTTGTGCCGTTGCCGCCGGTCACGTTCAGATTTAGCTCGTTGTAATTGTTGTTGCTGACAGTCAGCGATGAATCGGACTGATCATTCGAGTTTGCCTGCGCCACTGCTGTGTAGATATCAATATTCTTCTGGGCGTTATTGGCCAGATAAAGCGTGTTCACGATCTCGTTCTGAGTATCGGTCAGCTTGGGTTGGTGCGAGGTGGTGGGCGGCGCTGTTCCGGCTGCTGGGGGCTGCGTCGGGGTAGTGGGCAACTGTTCCGGGGCCGCAGGCAGTTGCGTCGGCGTTTGCGATTGCAATACTGTGGACTGATAAGCGCCGGCGTTGCCAGTGGCGTTGACGTTAATCATCGTTGTTCTCCTGTTTACCAGCGCTCACTACCCAGCCGGTCTTGTTCAAAGCATAGCGCCAGGCTCAGGACAGGCTGAACTCAATCCCCGGTAATTTCCGCCGGATGGCATGCCAAATGGATAGGCGCGAATCACCCTTCTCAGGTATGCCCCGGCGCCTGATTCAGCAAGTGCGTGCTGCGATTGCTGCTGAGCGATAGATAACGCTCGTACTGGCGCAGGATGTCGGCAATCAGTTCTTCGCTGCGCAGATACTGCACGTCATACCCCTCGCGGCCATCTTCAAAAAAGGTGATCGGCTCGTACACGCGGGCATCCGGCTCGTCCGGGCTGGCTGATTGCGTGATCAGAAATGCCGGTAACAGGCGGCTTTGCAGGCGCACCCCATAAACAAAGTCGCGCAGTGCCTCGACCGGAATGGTCAGACTCACTTCATCGGCGGTATCCGGATTGTGATTAACGGCGGAGGTGACGCCGCGCTGCCTTAGCTCGGCGCTGACTTCCTGCATTGCTGGCAAGACGGTGGTTTGCAGAAACTGCCGGACATCGGCCTCAGTGGCCTGGTGCACGATCTGCGCCAACCGCTTGCGCCAGTGCATACCGCTCCAGAAACTGGTGGCGTGCGCGAGGTCTGGTTCGTAATGGGCGCGATCCGCCTGCAGCCCGATCCACAAGCCATAGCATAGAGCCAGCATGATGATCGTGACTGGCAACGCCGCGACCAGCGTCATCGCCTGCAAGGCTTTGAGCCCGCCCGCGATCATCAGCACGGCGGCGGTCAGCCCCAGAACTGCGGCCCAGAACAGACGCTGCCATACCGGTGAATTGGGCGCGCCGCGCGAGGCAATGGTGTCGATGACAAACGCGCCGGAGTCGGCCGAGGTGACAAAGAACACCGCAATCAGAATGATCGCCAATCCAGACAAGACCTGGGTGAGCGGGAAGTATTCGAAGAACTGGAACAGCAGGGCATCAACGTTGCCTGCGCCGCGCGACAACGCGCCCATGGCCACGTGGGTATCGAGCCAGATCGCGTTATTGCCAAATGCCGTCATCCACAACAGATTGAACGTGGCCGGCACCAGCAACACGCCCAGCACAAATTGGCGGATGGTGCGCCCGCGCGAGATGCGGGCAATGAACATGCCCACAAATGGCGACCAGGATATCCACCATGCCCAGTACAGAATGGTCCAACCGCCATACCAGCCGGGCTTGATCGTAGGCTGATAGGTGTAAGTGCGAAAAGACAGTTCCACCAGGTTGGTGAGGTAGTGGCCGACGTTTTCGCTGAAGGCTTCCAGCAAGTACACGGTGGGGCCAAATGCCACCACAAACACCAGCAGCAAGATGGCCAGCGACAGATTGATTTCGCTCAGAATCCGCACGCCTTTATCCAGCCCGGTGGCGGCCGATAAGCCGGCCAGCATCACCACCACCACAATCAGCCCCACGCGAAAGGTGGTTGAACCGGTTTCCCAGCCCAGCACCTGATGCAGACCGGCGCTCAGTTGCAGCACGCCATAACCCAAAGTGGTGGCGATACCGGCGATGGTGCCGACCAGGGCAAACGCGTCTACGCCGTGACCAATCGGCCCGTTGATGCGATCACGCAGCACCGGATACAAGCCCGAGCGCATGGTCAGCGGCAGGTTGTAGCGAAAGCCGAAATAGGCCAGCACCAGCCCCATCACGCCATACACAGCCCAGGCGTGAAAACCCCAGTGAAAGAACGTCATCAGCATGGCTTCGCGCGCCGCCAGTGGTGTGCTGCCAGCCTGCAGCGGCGGTGCCAGGTAATGCTGCATGGGCTCGCCCACGCCAAAATACATCAGCCCGATACCCATCCCGGCAGCAAACAGCATGGCTGTCCACGACACAAAGCTGAATTCGGGCTTGGCATCGTCCGGGCCGAGGCGGATATCGCCAAACCTGCTGGCTGCGACCAGCGCCAGAAACACCAGAAACCCGGTCACGCTGATGGTGTAGAACCAGTCAAAGCGGCTGGTGACCCACGCCTGGGCCTGGCCAAACAAGATATCTGCCTGTTCATGAAACAAGGCGCAGTACACCAGCAGGGCAATAACTACGACCAGCGCCGGGATTACCACAGGCGCTTGCAAGGTGGTGAGCGGTCGGCGTGGTGGGGTGGCGGGAGCAGCGGAGGCAGAGGCCGTCATGGATATTATTACCCTGTGTTCTGGACGTGAATCTCGGGATGAACCAGTTGCAGCAAGCCGTAGCGCATCAACATAAGCGCACGGCGACAGCTATCTATATAGATGAGATTTCTGAATGAGATTCGGACGGAATGTCCGCGCAGCGTGCCGGGCAGGCGGGATTAGTTCTCGCATTGGCTATCAAGAGGAGAGGCAATCTGGCTTGAAGAGGAAAACATCGAGGCTGGGTCAGCGGGTCGAATATCACAATCTGGCGCTATGATTTCGCGCCTCTCAAAACAATCTGGAACCGCTATAAATCGTTTGGCATTTGCAGCATGGGCGCGGTTTTCCTGGTCCAGTGCAGACCGCGCAAGGCCAAAGCAAGCAGGGCAAACGCGGCCATGATCATCAAATAACCGCCCAGGCGCTGATAGATGAGCACCCCGACTATGCCGCCCGCCAGGAAAGAGGCAATCGTCGCCGAGTGCAGATAGAGCCGCGAGAAATTGCCTGCGGTGGCGTCCTGCGTCGCATGTCCGCGCAGCATGTCAAACGCCATGCCAATTTCAATGCCAATGTCGGTAGCCATGCCAGATACATGGGTGGTGCGTACGCGGGCGTCGGAAATCCGGGTCACCGTGGCGTTTTGCAAACCCATCAAAAACGCCAGACCCAGCACCACCGTCGGTGTCCGCCAGACCGCCTGCACCCACAGGTCGATCGTCCCCAGAACCGTAAGCAGCAATGCTTCAAGCAGAATGCTGTAGGCATAAACGCCGGTCATTGCGCGGCGGCTGCCGGCGTTAATCAGCAAGGTAGATACCGATGAACCAAAAATGAACAGCGCGATAATGCACAGATAAAACAGCCCGGAACGCCATTGCCCGGTGGCGACATGATCAGACAGTGTTGAAACATTGCCGGTCATATTGGCCGAGAAAAAACCGACCGAATAAAACGCTGCCGCATTCAAAGCCCCGGCAATACCCGCCAGCGAGCAGGCCAGATGAAGGTTGATTCGTGTAGTTCGGCTTGTTCCTTGGTGCACCAGCATGCAGAACTCCCCCAGCGAAAGTCGGCGCCAGATGGGCAGCAGCGCACGCCATCCATTTTATCCCCGTAAGTTGCAGTTACGAAGCAAGGATTTGGGCACACGCAGGTTTCGTAGCTGCGGCTTTGTTCTTCCCTTGGTCTGTCTTATTTGACGGTGCCATTGCTTATTTGTTTATATGTATGAAGTTAAACTTCGTAGTTTGTCTTCATTGTTGTAATGATGAAGAACGGGAGCAGGCAGATGAACGAGCAAGCGGCAGATATCCAAAGCGCTGGCATTCATGCGACGGCGGTCGAGTTGCGGGTGTTGATCGGCCAGCTGAAACGCCGGCTGCGGGAAGAAGCCCGTCTGGGCGACTTCACCTGGTCGCAGTTGTCGGTACTGAGCCGACTCGATCGGGACGGTCCGGCGACTGTCTCTGCCCTGGCGCGTGCCGAAGGCGTGCGCTCGCAGTCGATGGGGGCGACTGTCGCGGTGCTGGAAGACGCCGGTCTGGTTAGTGGTGCACCGGACCCGGCCGATGGTCGCCAAACCATTCTGTCGCTGACCGAAGCCTGCCGGGAGCGCGTCAAAGCGAGCCACGCGGCGCGTGAAGACTGGCTGGTCCGGGCCATTCAGACCAAGCTGGAGCCGGCCGAGCAAGAACAACTGGCGGTGGCGCTTGAGTTACTCAAACGCCTCGCCCAATCGTAAAGCTGAGGAGAATTGCATGCCGGTAACCACGCTAGACCCAAAAACCGCGCTGGTCGTGATTGATCTGCAAAAAGGCATCGTTGCGCGCGCCGCAGAGCACGGGATTGCTGAGGTCATCCAGCATGCCAGCGCGTTGACCAACGCGTTTCGGCGGCACGCCTTGCCGGTCGTGCTGGTTAACGTGGCGGGTGGCGCACCTGGCCGGATAGAACAGACGCGTCCGCACATCCAGCTACCTGCAGACTGGGCTGATCTGGTACCGGAATTGAATGCCCAGCCGCAAGACCATCTGGTCACCAAGAAGACGTGGGGCGCTTTTAGCAATACCGATCTGGCTGCCTGGCTGCAACAGCAAGCGGTAACGCAAGTTGTGCTTGTGGGGGTGTCCACCAGCGCTGGCGTGGAGTCCACCGCCCGCCAGGCACATGAACTGGGTTTTAACGTCACGCTGGCAGTGGATGCGATGACCGACCTGAACCCGGATGCGCATAACAACAGCATCACGCGGATTTTTCCAAGACTGGGTGAAACCGGCAGCACGCAAGAGATCATTGCGTTGTTGCAGTCGAGCGGGAATGTTTGAACATGCCTTGGGCACAGTGGATTGCGTGTTTTTTCGGTGGCGTCTTTTTCACCAACGCCGTGCCGCATCTGGTACGCGGCGTGACGGGCCAACCCTTTCAAACTCCCTTTGCCAAACCGTCCGGCAAGGGCTTGTCGTCTTCTTCCGTCAATGTGGTCTGGGGCTGGTTTAACCTGGTTCTGGCGTACGCGCTGCTGTTTCGAGCGGGAGACTTTGACATCCATGCCAGCGGCCACGTTGCCGCGTTTGGTCTGGGTATCTTGCTGATGGGCTTGATGTCGGCTCATCTCTTTGGCCCGTTGCATGGCGGCAGTCGCCCGCAACAACCGGGAGCAACCGGGTGAAGGGTACTTTTCGCTCGCTCAATATCCGCAACTACCGCATCTGGGCAGGCGGCGCATTGGTATCCAATGTCGGCACCTGGATGCAACGCACCGCGCAAGACTGGATCGTGCTGACGCAGCTAACGAACCATAACGCCACTGCGGTGGGGATCGTCATGGGCTTGCAGTTCGGGCCGCAAATCCTGTTGCTGCCGGTGACTGGCTTTGCCGCTGACCATCTGGATCGCCGCAAATTGCTGATGGCCACGCAACTGGCGATGGGGCTGCTGGCGCTGGGTCTGGGTTTGCTCACCGTCACTGGCCTGGTGCAGTTGTGGCACGTGTACATGTTTGCCTTCGGCCTGGGCTGCGTGGCAGCGTTTGATGCCCCGGCGCGGCAGACTTTTGTGTCCGATCTGGTCACCGAGGCGGAATTATCCAACGCCGTAGCGCTCAATTCCACCTCGTTCAATGCCGCACGGATGATCGGCCCGGCCTGCGCCGGGTTACTGGTTGCTTCAGTGGGTTCGGGTTGGGTGTTCTTGCTCAATGCGGCGTCTTACGTGGCGGTGCTGTTTTCGCTCAGCCGCTTGCGTATCGACGAATTGCATACCCGACACAAAGTGCCACGCCAGCGCGGCAGCCTGGTCGACGGGTTTCGTTATGTCTGGCACCGCCCGGACCTGAAAGCCATCTTGCTGATGCTGTTTCTGTTTGGCACCTTCGGGCTTAATTTTCCGATTTTCATTTCCACCATGTCGGTCACGGTGTTTCATCAGGGCGCGAGCAAATATGGGTTGCTGACCTCGATCATGGCGATAGGCTCCGTCACCGGCGCTTTGCTGGCTGCGCGTCGCGAAAAACCAACCATGGCCTTGTTGTTGATGGGGGCAGGTATCTTTGGCGCCGGGCTGACTTTGGCGGCGCTCATGCCAAATTACTGGCTGTTCGGGCTGATGCTGATTGTCATTGGCGTATCGGCGCAAACCTTCACCACGTCGGCCAACAGCACCATACAACTATCGACCGAGCCCGCCATGCGCGGGCGGGTGATGGCGATTTTCATGGCCATTGCGCTGGGCGGCACGCCGCTCGGTGCGCCAATTGTGGGCTGGGTGGCGGATGGCTACGGTCCGCGCTGGGCGTTGGCAGTGGGTGCGGCAGCAGGCTTCGGCTCTGTGCTGGTCGGTTTGCACTATCTGATGAAGTATCGCAATTTGCGGGTAAAACTGGTTGAGGGCCGCCTTCATTTCAGCATTGATGCGCTGGTCCCGTGACCAGAACACAATGATCGGCGCGGGTGTTCGCGGCTAGCGAAGGGTAAAGGCGCGTGGCGTTTTATCGGCCAGGCGTCGGTACCTCTGCCACTGCGCGGCCCCAGTCTTCAATCGGCATGGGGTGGCCGAATAAAAATCCCTGATAGGTGCGACAACCCATCGCGGTCAGGAATTCCAGCTGTGCCTGGCTTTCTACGCCTTCGGCAATCACCTGCAGCCCCAGCGACTGGCTGATGGCAATCATGGCGCGAACAATGGCGACGTCGTTGGCCGATTCGGGCACATCGCGCACAAACGATCGATCAATCTTGATCTGATCCAGCGGCAGTTGCTTCAGGTAAGACAGTGAAGAAAACCCGGTGCCGAAATCATCCAGCGAAAAAGTCACACCCAGTTGCCGGATCTGCTGCATGCGGGCGACGACGTCCTCAACTTGTTCCAGTACCACGCTTTCGGTGAGTTCCAGTTGCAGTCGCGCCGGATTGGCCCCGGTGGATTGCAAAGCGCCGCGCACCTGAGCCACGAAGTCGGGCTGGTGAAACTGGCGGGCGCTGACATTCACGGCCATTTTCAGATCACGCGTTTCTGCTTTGGCTTCCCAGACTTTGAGCTGCCCACAGGCACTTTGCAGCACCCACGACCCCAGCCGCAGAATCAGCCCACTTTCTTCAGCGACCGGAATGAACAATGCGGGTGACACGGGCTTGTATTGGGTCGGAAACCAGCGCAGCAGGGCTTCGGCGCCGATCAAGCCGGTGTCCAGGCTGAACTGGGGCTGGTAATACAGTTTGAACTCGGATCGCTGCAAACCGTTGCGCAGCGCCACTTCCAGGTTCGAGCGCGAGTCAATGACATCCTGCATGGCCGGGCTGAAAAAACGGACTGCGTTACGGCCTGCGGCCTTGGCCTGATACAGCGCCACATCCGCATGTTTTAACAGGGTGTGTTCTGGCGTTTCCTCGCCAAAGAACAGCGTCACGCCAATGCTGGAGGTGCTGTGCTGTTGCAGACCATCGTCCAGGATCAGGTAGGGCTGATCAAGCAGGCTGCGGATTTCTTCGGCATAGTCTTCGGCTAGACTGGCCGCCAGCGCCTGATCCAGCCCCAGTCGCTCCAGAATAACCACATACTCATCGCCACCCAGGCGGCAAATAGTATCGGTGGCGCGCAGGCGGTTTTTGATCCGCTGCGCCACTGCGATGAGTAGCCGATCGCCAAATTCGTGGCCACGGGTGTCGTTCAGTACCTTGAAGTTGTCCAGGTCCAGAATCATCAGCGCACCAAATTGCCCGCTTTGCAGGCTGGTCTGCAAAGCCTGGCTCAGCCGCTCCATCAACAAGCGGCG
This genomic interval from Silvimonas soli contains the following:
- a CDS encoding ABC transporter permease → MDTLNDTLQYVLHNLPFILGLTRQHLQLVGIAVALAVLLGVPVGILIVRFKWLAGVVLSLATIVLTIPAIALFGLMIPLFSMIGQGIGAFPAITAAFLYSLLPIVRNTHTALTNLDPGVREAGRGIGLTFWQRLKWVELPLAVPIIFGGIRTAVVLNIGVMAIAAIVGAGGLGTLILHGIGQSDIRKLIAGAVIVSLLAVVMDQVLLRLQRVLTPKGIR
- a CDS encoding isochorismatase family protein, with protein sequence MPVTTLDPKTALVVIDLQKGIVARAAEHGIAEVIQHASALTNAFRRHALPVVLVNVAGGAPGRIEQTRPHIQLPADWADLVPELNAQPQDHLVTKKTWGAFSNTDLAAWLQQQAVTQVVLVGVSTSAGVESTARQAHELGFNVTLAVDAMTDLNPDAHNNSITRIFPRLGETGSTQEIIALLQSSGNV
- a CDS encoding MFS transporter translates to MKGTFRSLNIRNYRIWAGGALVSNVGTWMQRTAQDWIVLTQLTNHNATAVGIVMGLQFGPQILLLPVTGFAADHLDRRKLLMATQLAMGLLALGLGLLTVTGLVQLWHVYMFAFGLGCVAAFDAPARQTFVSDLVTEAELSNAVALNSTSFNAARMIGPACAGLLVASVGSGWVFLLNAASYVAVLFSLSRLRIDELHTRHKVPRQRGSLVDGFRYVWHRPDLKAILLMLFLFGTFGLNFPIFISTMSVTVFHQGASKYGLLTSIMAIGSVTGALLAARREKPTMALLLMGAGIFGAGLTLAALMPNYWLFGLMLIVIGVSAQTFTTSANSTIQLSTEPAMRGRVMAIFMAIALGGTPLGAPIVGWVADGYGPRWALAVGAAAGFGSVLVGLHYLMKYRNLRVKLVEGRLHFSIDALVP
- a CDS encoding ABC transporter permease is translated as MHKRAFLKRIVFGSGLAAAVLAALYFGIGPSVLAHYQEDLVYLGQQHLYLVGVSMVLALLVGLPSGVLLSRPWAKRWAESGMQIFNIGNTLPPLAVLALAMVVIGIGDKPAIVALFLASLLPIVRNTYSGLAGLSPALLEAADALGMTRRQRLWRVELPNALPVMLSGIRIALAINVGTAPLAFLIGASSYGELIFPGIYLNNHTALLLGAVATALIALILDLTVASLGKLMSPRGVA
- a CDS encoding BCCT family transporter — encoded protein: MTASASAAPATPPRRPLTTLQAPVVIPALVVVIALLVYCALFHEQADILFGQAQAWVTSRFDWFYTISVTGFLVFLALVAASRFGDIRLGPDDAKPEFSFVSWTAMLFAAGMGIGLMYFGVGEPMQHYLAPPLQAGSTPLAAREAMLMTFFHWGFHAWAVYGVMGLVLAYFGFRYNLPLTMRSGLYPVLRDRINGPIGHGVDAFALVGTIAGIATTLGYGVLQLSAGLHQVLGWETGSTTFRVGLIVVVVMLAGLSAATGLDKGVRILSEINLSLAILLLVFVVAFGPTVYLLEAFSENVGHYLTNLVELSFRTYTYQPTIKPGWYGGWTILYWAWWISWSPFVGMFIARISRGRTIRQFVLGVLLVPATFNLLWMTAFGNNAIWLDTHVAMGALSRGAGNVDALLFQFFEYFPLTQVLSGLAIILIAVFFVTSADSGAFVIDTIASRGAPNSPVWQRLFWAAVLGLTAAVLMIAGGLKALQAMTLVAALPVTIIMLALCYGLWIGLQADRAHYEPDLAHATSFWSGMHWRKRLAQIVHQATEADVRQFLQTTVLPAMQEVSAELRQRGVTSAVNHNPDTADEVSLTIPVEALRDFVYGVRLQSRLLPAFLITQSASPDEPDARVYEPITFFEDGREGYDVQYLRSEELIADILRQYERYLSLSSNRSTHLLNQAPGHT
- a CDS encoding YoaK family protein; its protein translation is MLVHQGTSRTTRINLHLACSLAGIAGALNAAAFYSVGFFSANMTGNVSTLSDHVATGQWRSGLFYLCIIALFIFGSSVSTLLINAGSRRAMTGVYAYSILLEALLLTVLGTIDLWVQAVWRTPTVVLGLAFLMGLQNATVTRISDARVRTTHVSGMATDIGIEIGMAFDMLRGHATQDATAGNFSRLYLHSATIASFLAGGIVGVLIYQRLGGYLMIMAAFALLALALRGLHWTRKTAPMLQMPNDL
- a CDS encoding glycine betaine ABC transporter substrate-binding protein codes for the protein MATFSSFIKTSGAVLRRALIALTLLCTAPAFAGGTINLGSKNFTEQHVLAALTAQYLTAKGYTVNQTSDLATIIMRNALENQQLDMVWDYTGTALIIYNHIDQRMSDAEAYQTVKRIDAEKGLVWLNPAPLNNTYALAMTRSAAEANGIKTVSDLVAKMDAVSKDPNTRNWQLGFDMEFAGRPDGLKPMQEMYKLRLARPQIRQMDPGLVYNAIRDGFVNAGLVYTTDGRVKGFDLVVLEDDLHYFPSYAATPVIRADILAANPGLADDMNKLSALLDNDTISALNAKVDIEHRNVDKVAAEFLREHQLIPPAQGE
- a CDS encoding MarR family winged helix-turn-helix transcriptional regulator; protein product: MNEQAADIQSAGIHATAVELRVLIGQLKRRLREEARLGDFTWSQLSVLSRLDRDGPATVSALARAEGVRSQSMGATVAVLEDAGLVSGAPDPADGRQTILSLTEACRERVKASHAAREDWLVRAIQTKLEPAEQEQLAVALELLKRLAQS
- a CDS encoding betaine/proline/choline family ABC transporter ATP-binding protein (Members of the family are the ATP-binding subunit of ABC transporters for substrates such as betaine, L-proline or other amino acids, choline, carnitine, etc. The substrate specificity is best determined from the substrate-binding subunit, rather than this subunit, as it interacts with the permease subunit and not with substrate directly.), translating into MIELKNLCKTFTQKNGQLFKAVDDVNLTVNEGEICVLLGPSGCGKTTTMKMINRLITPTSGQVLINGEDTANIDTVTLRRNIGYVIQQIGLFPNMTIEDNITVVPRMLGWDKKRCRERARELMSMVAMDPDRFLQRYPREMSGGQQQRIGVIRALAADAPVLLMDEPFGAVDPINREQIQNEFQQMQRQLGKTVLMVSHDIDEAIKLGDQIAVFRQGRMVQCAGADEILAHPADEFVASFVGQDRTLKRLLLVQAREVADMQETQTATLDTPLASAFGVMDDSDLRHLTVVDADGKPLGYVRRKEAKGVEGVCADKLQPISVTSQADENLRVVLSRLYEHNLTWLPVVDTDGRYSGEVSQDYIAGYLNSGRTHGRVARVN